One Oscarella lobularis chromosome 18, ooOscLobu1.1, whole genome shotgun sequence genomic window, ACACACAGTTCCCCATATTCCATTGTGAAAAATCTCTACGCGACCTTCGTATAAACCTGAGCCTCCTATTAGTCGGATATGATGTTCTCCGCAATCTACTACAGCCACCGAGTTGTTGCACTTCTCTCGTTCCCAACCATAAAAACGGCATGATAGGAGACTTGACTCGGAACCATTGCATGCCCAGTTGCCCATCCAGACATGGTCCGACAAATTTCTACTCAAAGAAACGTTCTTTGCTACAATTTCGCTCTCAGAGAAACCAAATTCTCTGCAGACCACCAAAGCGTCAAAATAATTCCAATTCTTATCACAAACCGTTCCCCATGTGCCTCCGTGATAAATCTCTACGACTCCCTCACTTGCAGATATTCTTGTAAGCCTAATTCTGCGGCTGCATTTGACTCCTGCATCTTGTGAATGATCGCAGCCTTTAACTTCCCACCCAGTAAATTCGCAACTGTCTAAACGCATCTCACGACCATTGCAAGCTACATTATTCATCCAAATGGGTCCAGATCCACGACCATAGTAAGCATTATTTCTAGCAGCTATCACGGTAGGAAATCCCAATTCTCTGCAAGTAACGTTTGCATCAGTCCAACCCCAGTTGTTATGGCATATAGTGCCCCAGGTGCCTCCGTGATAGACTTCGACGCGCCCTTCATTGGGACTAGAACCGCCTACCAATCTAACTGTTGAACATTCTACACCGGCGTCGTTTTGGTGAGTGCACTTGCTTTGACTGTAACCATTCACACCGCAATGAGTAATACTGGACTCAAAACCTCGACAGTCTACGTTAGTCATTGCTATCGGTCCCGTGCCTTGCCCGAAATTAGCAGTAGTCACGGCTGCAGCAAATCCTAGCTCTTTGCAAACGACATTTGCGTCTTCCCAGTCCCAGCCGTGGTTACACACAGTTCCCCACCTTCCACTTTCATATACTTCCACGCGACCTTTGTTAGAAACCAGACTACCCACAAGCCTAACAGTTGTACATGTCACTCCTGCCTCTCCCGAATGGCAATTGCTTATTCCCCATCCGCGAAAGTTGCAGTGAGTAAGGTTTGATTCATCACCTTTACATGCTACATCACTCATCCACACAGGTCCGGAACTTGGCCCAAAGTAGGAGTCGTGACGTAGAGAAGAGGCATTGGGAAATCCCAATTCCTTGCAAACGACTTTCGCATCCTCAAAATCCCATTGCTCGTCGCACACCGTTCCCCACGACCCGTTGAAGTATATCTCTACACGGCCTTCGTTAGGAGTAGCGCCATCAGTAAGTTTGACAGTGGCACACTCAACACCGGCGTCTTCAGAATGCCCGCAATTATTGATACCCCAACCATTGGAACGGCACAGAGTAAGATTTGTCTCATCACCTCGGCAAGCAACATCATCCATCCATATTTTGCCGGATCCCGGTCCAAAGTGGGCTTTTGGTTTTGCCGCTACAGCCGTAGGAAATCCGAGTTCTTTGCACACAACGTATGCATCAGCAAATTCCCACCCGTCGTCACAAACCGTTCCCCAAGTTCCTTTGTAGTAAACCTCAACTCGACCTTCATTCAGCTTTGAACTCCCAGAAAGTCTTAGTGTTGCGCAAACGACGCCTACAGTTTGCGTGGTAGAGCAATATCCTACACCCCAGCCATTAAAGCTGCAGCTAGTGAGGTTTTGTTCGTGCCCAGTACATTGTACTCCGTTCATCCATACAGTCTGGGGACCAGAACCATAATACCAATGAGCAGGGCTTTTTACATCAAAGGCAGTCGGAAATCCCAACTCTCGACAGACGACGTGCGCTTCAGTGAAATCCCATCCGTATCTACAAACAGATCCCCATGTTCCTTTGTGGTAGACTTCAACACGACCTTCATTCAGCGTTTGGCCACCCATAAGTCGAACTCTAGCGCAAGTAACTCCTGCATCTTGTTTATGGCTGCAGGAGTTTGCACTCCTACTGCAATCGGAAAGGTTTCTTTCGCTGCCGTTGCAACCTACGTTGCTCATCCATATAGGCCCAGAACCATGCCCGAAATGTGACCCACTCGCAACGGCCACTACTGTGGGAAAACCAAGCTCCCTGCATACCACATACCCGTCTTTCCAATCCCAGCCACGATCACACACTGTTCCCCACTGGCCTTCAAAATACACCTCTACGCGTCCACTGTAAAATGTGTTGGTGCCCACAAGTCGAACTGCTGCACAAACAACGCCGGCAAAACTACAATATCGGGTCGCACTATAAAAGGAGCAACTTTCAAGTTTGCTTTCCCTACCTGTGCAAGACAAGTAATCTATAACCAAGTCGGTACCTCCTCCAAAGGAGGTTCCGCGTTTTGCACTCGACGCAGTAGGAAATCCTAGCTGCCTGCAGACGACATGAGCATCGATAAAATCCCAGTTTCTGTTGCACACTTTTGCCCATCGTCCGTGACGATAAAGTTCTACACGGCCCTCGTTTAGCGATCCGCCTCCCGTTAGTCTTACGGTTGAGCATACTACACCAGCAGCTCTGCTAGGACCGCATTCTTCTGCTCCCCACCCGGAAAATCTGCAATCAGTAAGATTTGATTCGCTACCATTGCAAGACACAGAACTCATCCAAGTTCTGCTAAATGAAACTCCAAAATATGATCCACCAACCACTTTCGTAGCAAACGGAAATCCTAGTTCTCTGCACAAAACATGACCATCAGTTATATCCCACCCGTTGTCGCACACTGTGCCCCATACTCCTTTGTAGTATACTTCCACGCGACCGTCATTAGAACTGGAGCCTGAAACAATTCTTACTCTCCTTGAACACGCAACACCAGCTATTTGGTAGCAGTAATTGGCTTTCCAACCACTAAATCTGCAGTCAGAAAGGTTAGTCTCAAAACCTTTGCAATTTACATCGTCCATCGACACTATAGTTCTATAAAAAGAAACGGGAAATGGAGATGCATTCAATACTGGAAATCCTAACTCTCTGCACACAACTTTAGCATCAAACTCGCCCCAGTGGCGACCGCAAACAGCAACCCAATTCCCATTATAAGTTATTTCAACGTGGCCAATTCTGGGAGCAAGTGGTCCTACAAGTTTGACAGAAGGCTTGCTACAGGTCACGCCTGCTGAGTAGCTACAGTGCTGTGTCCATTCAGAGAATTGACAGGAAAGAAGACTGTCTTCGTATCCCAAGCACCTGACATTGTTAAACCAAACCGCAGTTTTATCCGCAGGACTGGAATATAAAGATACTGCTTCATAGTAGCCCAACTCGCGACAGACGATTTGAGCAAGGGTCTTTCCCCAACTATTACCACAGATTCTTCCCCAAATTCCTTTGTATAGCACTTCGACTTGTCCTTCATCGGAAACGTTTCCTCCGACAAGTCTAACATGGGCACTACAAATGACTCCGGCACTTCCATCAATACTCGAGCAATAATTAGTTTGTGTGCCTATGCAGGCATCAAGTGCGGCTTCACTTCCCCTGCATTGCAGACGGGTCTTCCACGCCTCGGGTATTCGTCGACCAAAGAAGTTCCCTGCTGTGTACTTTTTAGCTCTGTAGAAACCTAGCTGCCTACAAGCAACGTGAGCATTATTCAGATCCCACTCTTCGTCGCAAATGCCTTTCCATAATCCATCATCAGTGTCAAACACTTCTACGCGACCTTGATTGGTAGAATCCCCACCAGACAGCCTTATGTTAGTCACACAGCGTACGCTAGCGTACTTACTGCGATTGCAGCCTTGTATTCGCCTCCAACCACTTGAAGAGCAATTGCTTAGTCTATCTTCTGAGCCAACGCAAGAAAGATGGCTCATCCACACCGGTCCAGAACTGCTTCCGAAAAGCGATCCTTTCTCAACACTTGAAGAGATAGCTCGAAAGTATCCCAGCTCTCGACAAGCCACATTTGCGTCATTCAGATTCCAGTCTTGATTGCAAACATTTCCCCAAGGACCATTATGGCGAATCTCAACGCGACCTTCTCCTGGAACAGCACTACCGCTAAGTCTGATATTTGCAACGCACACAACTGCTGCGCGGTGTCTTCGATATCCTAAAGGACAGTCCTGCGATCTTCCGCGGGGACACATGTCTAAACGCGTTTCATTTCCTAGACATTGAACATTAGACGTCCACGGTTTGCCAGCGTTTCCTTTGTTGAGGTAGTATGATGTTTTGTGATCTTTTGCCTTTACGTACCCAAGCTGCCGACAAGCGACGTGAGCGTCATTCATATCCCAGTTGTAGTCACATACAGTTTTCCATAATCCTTTCGCCAAAATTTCAACGCGTCCTTCTTCTGGGCCAGAACCGTCTCTTAAACGGATATCAAAAACGCAGAACAAGCCTGCATCTTGCTTGTGGCTGCAGTTGTGCTCAGAATTACCCCACTCAGAGTAGCGAACACATTCACTGATCTGAGCTTCGCGTCCTGTGCAGCCAAGATTGCTCAACCATATTGGCCCGTCTCCTAATCGATCATAAGCACTCTTTGAAACGGATCTAGCTCTGAGGTACCCCAACTGTCGACAAGCCACATCGCCGTCGGCCAAGTCCCAGCCATTGTTACACACGGTACCCCAGGCGCCGTTATGAAAAACCTCGACGCGACCTTCTTGCGGCCTAAGGCCATCAGCCAGTCGGATATTTCCTATGCAAACAACGCTTGCATCTTGGCTATGGCTGCATCGATGAAAACCCCAATTGCGAAAACTGCACTCGGCCAAGCTACTTTCAGCGCCATTGCAGCGCACGTTGTCCATCCAAATTTTGCCTGATCCAGGTCCGAAATACGCCCCACTCTTAAAAGCCGCTGCTTTGTCGTACCCTTTGTTTAGTTGACGGCACACTACGTCTGCTTCTTTCAGAGTCCAGTGGGTGTCACACACGGTTCCCCAGGCACCGTTGTGGTAGACTTCAACGCGTCCTTCCCATTCATTGGGCCCATCTGCTAGTCTAATCGTGGAAATTGCAGCGTCCTGCGAAAGCAAACCCGgaagttttttctttcgcttttcatCATATGAGCAGAGGGTTTCCAAGGACGGGCACCATTCACGCAAAGTTTGATTTACCAACTCGGAAAGACCATTAGACGGAGATCTAGCTACGCGAAAAGAGTCCTTTCGTGGCTGAAGACTTTTAGGTAAATCATATTTGGAGAAATCAAATGTTTTGATTGCAGTCAGAAAATCTTCCAGCTTGCTTACTCTGACTTGCAAACCGTTTAGTTCAGATAGAATAGTTGTTTCACGACGTCTTGCCTCTAAGACTTCCACAATTGCAAAAACTGCTACAGAAGCACATAAGACAGCGAAGGCAACTGCAGGCACATTGCAGCTTAGTTGTCGTCGATCACTTCGGGGTTTTTCGACGCCCATGTTTTAATCTCACAAAGTTTTCTTCAACTGATCTGGTCGTTAGTTGTGTTAGGAATAAAAATCCGCAAGATCCGGTTTACACGACACATTTGAACGTAGACTACCGTGGGTACTTCAATTTTGTGATAAGCTCTTTACGCAAAAGCCTGAAAAGCATCTTGAGAAGGTTTGTACTACAACCCTTCTAGGAAAGCCACAGTAGATTCACGGCATCGGACCagtgtagcgcacgttatGTCAGAGAGGCTCTAAAAAGACGGCTCTATTCAATCGAACGCTGCCGCTCGGAGCTATTAGCTCTCGAATGTAGGATTAGACTACGTCTATATTTTTGTTTAACGGTAGCAGCTCGTTGCTCAGGGCGTCCGTCAGCACGCACTTGGAACGAACAGAGgaggcgacgagaaacgagGTGAAGGAGCAGCGCGATCGTTTACTCATTGTTTCAAAAAAAGCACACAGGTAGCGGTGAAATCGACTATCGTAGCCATTAGGCAGGAATCTCCAACAGTCAAATCGCTCACACTGTCCATACCAGACAAAGAATTCCGATTCAAAGCAGGACAATGGTTCtagaggagaaaaaatttccagaattaataatatttcattttcctcagggtcgatttttttcatacCGGGTTTATCGGTCGTTGGAGGATTTTCCATCACGTCGACTCCAGCCCATTTGGCTCGTCGCAGAACGATCGACTTGGCCGTCAAAGCGAGCGATCATCCGCCGGCCGCTTGGATTCATCGCGAGGCAAAGGTTGgtagtcacgtgaccgttCAAGTCGGCTGCGATTTctatttcgacgacgataagaTTGACTGTGTGTCGACGTTGTCGAATTTTCTGTTTGTCGCCGGCGGAATTGGAATCACGCCTCTCCATTCGATCATGAGACACGCGATCGATTTGAAAAACGgtggaagcgacgacgcgggGAAAATTGAGGCTGCTCTATAGCGCAAAGACTTTGGACGAGATGATATTCGAGAAGTCTCTGAGGGAgctgaaagaaagagaatttcTTCGATGCCGCTTTGTGCTTGACTGGATCCCATCAAGCTCATATGCATCATCGAGATGTGCACAGTGAGTGATTTCTAATGGGGGTTGGCGGTGAGAGCGTTTCTTGTTTTCTCTCAGTTGGTAGAATCACGAAGGATCTTCTCAAGATCTTTACTCTGGGTATGAGCCCGAGTGAGATTATTGCCTATGTCTGCGGCCCTCCTGCAATGACGGACGACGC contains:
- the LOC136197837 gene encoding scavenger receptor cysteine-rich type 1 protein M130-like is translated as MGVEKPRSDRRQLSCNVPAVAFAVLCASVAVFAIVEVLEARRRETTILSELNGLQVRVSKLEDFLTAIKTFDFSKYDLPKSLQPRKDSFRVARSPSNGLSELVNQTLREWCPSLETLCSYDEKRKKKLPGLLSQDAAISTIRLADGPNEWEGRVEVYHNGAWGTVCDTHWTLKEADVVCRQLNKGYDKAAAFKSGAYFGPGSGKIWMDNVRCNGAESSLAECSFRNWGFHRCSHSQDASVVCIGNIRLADGLRPQEGRVEVFHNGAWGTVCNNGWDLADGDVACRQLGYLRARSVSKSAYDRLGDGPIWLSNLGCTGREAQISECVRYSEWGNSEHNCSHKQDAGLFCVFDIRLRDGSGPEEGRVEILAKGLWKTVCDYNWDMNDAHVACRQLGYVKAKDHKTSYYLNKGNAGKPWTSNVQCLGNETRLDMCPRGRSQDCPLGYRRHRAAVVCVANIRLSGSAVPGEGRVEIRHNGPWGNVCNQDWNLNDANVACRELGYFRAISSSVEKGSLFGSSSGPVWMSHLSCVGSEDRLSNCSSSGWRRIQGCNRSKYASVRCVTNIRLSGGDSTNQGRVEVFDTDDGLWKGICDEEWDLNNAHVACRQLGFYRAKKYTAGNFFGRRIPEAWKTRLQCRGSEAALDACIGTQTNYCSSIDGSAGVICSAHVRLVGGNVSDEGQVEVLYKGIWGRICGNSWGKTLAQIVCRELGYYEAVSLYSSPADKTAVWFNNVRCLGYEDSLLSCQFSEWTQHCSYSAGVTCSKPSVKLVGPLAPRIGHVEITYNGNWVAVCGRHWGEFDAKVVCRELGFPVLNASPFPVSFYRTIVSMDDVNCKGFETNLSDCRFSGWKANYCYQIAGVACSRRVRIVSGSSSNDGRVEVYYKGVWGTVCDNGWDITDGHVLCRELGFPFATKVVGGSYFGVSFSRTWMSSVSCNGSESNLTDCRFSGWGAEECGPSRAAGVVCSTVRLTGGGSLNEGRVELYRHGRWAKVCNRNWDFIDAHVVCRQLGFPTASSAKRGTSFGGGTDLVIDYLSCTGRESKLESCSFYSATRYCSFAGVVCAAVRLVGTNTFYSGRVEVYFEGQWGTVCDRGWDWKDGYVVCRELGFPTVVAVASGSHFGHGSGPIWMSNVGCNGSERNLSDCSRSANSCSHKQDAGVTCARVRLMGGQTLNEGRVEVYHKGTWGSVCRYGWDFTEAHVVCRELGFPTAFDVKSPAHWYYGSGPQTVWMNGVQCTGHEQNLTSCSFNGWGVGYCSTTQTVGVVCATLRLSGSSKLNEGRVEVYYKGTWGTVCDDGWEFADAYVVCKELGFPTAVAAKPKAHFGPGSGKIWMDDVACRGDETNLTLCRSNGWGINNCGHSEDAGVECATVKLTDGATPNEGRVEIYFNGSWGTVCDEQWDFEDAKVVCKELGFPNASSLRHDSYFGPSSGPVWMSDVACKGDESNLTHCNFRGWGISNCHSGEAGVTCTTVRLVGSLVSNKGRVEVYESGRWGTVCNHGWDWEDANVVCKELGFAAAVTTANFGQGTGPIAMTNVDCRGFESSITHCGVNGYSQSKCTHQNDAGVECSTVRLVGGSSPNEGRVEVYHGGTWGTICHNNWGWTDANVTCRELGFPTVIAARNNAYYGRGSGPIWMNNVACNGREMRLDSCEFTGWEVKGCDHSQDAGVKCSRRIRLTRISASEGVVEIYHGGTWGTVCDKNWNYFDALVVCREFGFSESEIVAKNVSLSRNLSDHVWMGNWACNGSESSLLSCRFYGWEREKCNNSVAVVDCGEHHIRLIGGSGLYEGRVEIFHNGIWGTVCDDLWDINDAHVVCRSLGYERALQAPQRAAFGQGSGKIWIDDVQCSGSEYSLAQCSSRGWGEHNCSHSEDAGVICSD